In the genome of Populus trichocarpa isolate Nisqually-1 chromosome 6, P.trichocarpa_v4.1, whole genome shotgun sequence, one region contains:
- the LOC7487258 gene encoding transcription factor AS1 produces the protein MKERQRWRAEEDALLRAYVKQYGPREWNLVSQRMNTPLNRDAKSCLERWKNYLKPGIKKGSLTEEEQSLVIRLQAKHGNKWKKIAAEVPGRTAKRLGKWWEVFKEKQQRELKENNKTVEPIDEGKYDRILETFAEKLVKERPSPAFVMATSNGTFLHPDPHPHPHPPPHPHPSTPAPTMLPPWLSNSNSTSTVRPPSPSVTLSLSPSTVAASPPIPWLQPERGPENTPLVLGNLPPHGIVPVCGESFLMSELVDCCRELEEGHRAWAAHKKEAAWRLRRVELQLESEKSCRRREKMEEIESKIKSLREEEKASLDRIEAEYREQLTGLRRDAETKEQKLSDQWTAKHLRLTKFLEQMSCRPRLSEPNSR, from the coding sequence ATGAAGGAGAGGCAGCGTTGGAGAGCTGAGGAGGACGCTTTACTACGTGCATACGTGAAACAATATGGTCCAAGGGAATGGAATCTTGTATCACAGCGCATGAACACACCCCTAAACAGGGATGCTAAATCTTGCTTAGAAAGGTGGAAGAACTACCTCAAACCAGGGATAAAGAAAGGATCTCTTACAGAAGAAGAGCAGAGTCTTGTCATTCGGCTTCAGGCGAAACACGGGAACAAATGGAAGAAAATTGCAGCTGAAGTTCCAGGTCGAACAGCTAAGAGACTAGGCAAGTGGTGGGAGGTGTTCAAAGAGAAGCAACAGAGAGAGCTGAAGGAAAATAACAAGACAGTTGAGCCAATTGACGAGGGCAAGTACGATAGGATTTTAGAGACTTTTGCTGAGAAGCTAGTGAAAGAGCGCCCTTCTCCAGCATTTGTAATGGCCACTTCGAATGGGACCTTTCTTCATCCGGACCCCCATCCCCATCCCCATCCCCCTCCCCATCCCCATCCATCTACTCCAGCACCAACTATGCTCCCCCCTTGGCTTTCTAATTCTAACAGCACCTCCACTGTCAGGCCACCATCCCCCTCTGTAACGCTAAGCCTCTCTCCATCAACAGTTGCGGCATCCCCTCCAATCCCATGGCTTCAACCTGAGAGAGGTCCGGAAAACACTCCTCTTGTTTTGGGCAATTTGCCACCTCATGGAATAGTCCCTGTTTGTGGTGAGAGCTTCTTGATGTCTGAGTTGGTCGATTGCTGTAGAGAATTGGAAGAAGGGCACCGCGCTTGGGCTGCACACAAAAAGGAGGCTGCCTGGAGGCTAAGAAGGGTAGAGTTGCAGCTGGAGTCAGAGAAGTCATGCCGAAGGAGGGAGAAAATGGAAGAGATAGAGTCAAAGATCAAGTCTCTTagggaagaagaaaaggcatCTCTTGATAGGATTGAAGCAGAGTACAGGGAACAATTAACAGGGCTTAGAAGGGATGCAGAAACCAAGGAACAGAAATTGTCCGACCAGTGGACTGCAAAGCATTTGCGTCTTACTAAGTTTCTCGAACAGATGTCTTGCAGACCTAGGCTTTCTGAGCCTAATAGTCGTTAA
- the LOC7454929 gene encoding ABC transporter I family member 20, with the protein MGDMEHQEPTIVINGLRFTYPGIDGHPPPGSKPLIDEFSLNLNSGDRCLLVGSNGAGKTTILKILGGKHMVEPQMVRVLGRSAFHDTALTSSGHLSYLGGEWRREVAFAGFEVPIQMDISAEKMIFGVAGIDPQRRAELIKVLDIDLSWRMHKVSDGQRRRVQICMGLLRPFKVLLLDEITVDLDVLARADLLKFLRKECEERGATIIYATHIFDGLEEWPTHILYVAHGKLQFALPMAKIKETSNLSLMRTVESWLRKERDEERKRRQERKAGGLPEYEKQVEGSRVTGDPARVGARVMNNGWAAGRLHSTIAGEENFFLSSNRVLR; encoded by the exons ATGGGCGATATGGAGCATCAAGAACCAACAATAGTTATCAACGGCCTGAGATTCACGTACCCAGGAATCGACGGTCACCCACCTCCTGGGTCTAAACCGTTGATCGATGAGTTCTCTCTCAACCTCAATTCTGGTGATCGATGCCTTCTTGTTGGATCCAACGGCGCTG GGAAAACTACAATTCTGAAGATATTAGGAGGAAAACACATGGTGGAACCCCAAATGGTTCGTGTTCTAGGAAGGTCTGCTTTTCACGACACTGCTTTAACTTCTTCTGGACATCTTTCTTATCTTGGAGGAGAG TGGAGGCGAGAAGTTGCTTTTGCTGGTTTTGAGGTTCCGATACAAATGGATATTTCTGCGGAGAAGATGATATTTGGGGTGGCAGGTATTGATCCTCAAAGAAGAGCTGAGCTAATCAAG GTATTGGACATTGATCTGTCATGGAGGATGCACAAGGTTTCTGATGGCCAGAGAAGGCGGGTGCAAATTTGCATGGGTCTCCTGAGGCCATTCAAG gttcttcttcttgatGAGATAACGGTTGACCTCGATGTGCTAGCAAGGGCTGACCTTCTGAAGTTTCTAAGAAAGGAATGTGAAGAGCGAGGTGCTACAATTATCTATGCAACGCATATATTTGATGGTTTGGAGGAGTGGCCAACGCATATT TTGTATGTTGCTCATGGGAAGTTGCAATTCGCATTGCCAATGGCCAAAATAAAAGAGACTAGTAATTTGTCACTAATG AGAACAGTGGAGAGCTGGCTGAGGAAGGAAAGAGATGAGGAGAGGAAAAGAAGACAAGAGAGAAAGGCAGGAGGTCTTCCAGAATATGAAAAGCAGGTTGAGGGAAGTCGAGTGACCGGTGATCCAGCTCGTGTTGGTGCTCGTGTTATGAACAATGGTTGGGCTGCAGGAAGGCTGCACTCCACCATTGCGGGTGAAGAGAACTTCTTCTTGAGCTCAAACAGGGTTTTGAGATAG